The following nucleotide sequence is from Trifolium pratense cultivar HEN17-A07 linkage group LG2, ARS_RC_1.1, whole genome shotgun sequence.
cacaagcttaagtttcacacttaagcacacaagcttaagtttcctcaagtaaaagtaaagtatataaaaatatacatgagctcttagatgaacctaaagagagcaaatacagatagtacaaagtatttggctaaagtgcaaaaacacttaatgagaggttcagagcttgtatacacagagttcagagtttgttcagcgcacgttcaattcttgataattgtatattttgttgtagctgaatcttctagtatatataccactagaaaggagtcgttgcaaaaagagccgttggagttgataatcttttgtcttcaagcagcctgtcttgatgcagtttgattgtatccaaaactaagaaagagtttcaggtactttgactactgcagagtggactttccttattcagctaacaaaactgaagacccacgttctcaagataggacagacaaaacagaggtagctgaactgatcaggcttgaaaggtccttttcttcattggtagaagagttgactagtaaagagaatcttcacatctttcaaagagatcttcagagtttgatgaagcttgtagacagacaagaagttctgaagtcttcatcctctgaacgttgtaacctctgaagtccaacatcttctgagcgcttgaacttctgaattcacatcctctgaacttcactcagagcttatatgatgcttatatctgcgcacttaaagtaaatttttagtccattcaattgttaattaatactttgttatcatcaaaacctttatagatttaggggcaaacattttcaaatcaattttgttccaacagttttgtgaaatcattcatgttgttcatttaggaactatgagtggtgtgaattggattaatagatccattgttttgttgagtaatggtgtgagtgctatacttctatgtttataatagttgtatatgcgtagagtttaacctttttgtagtttaaacttgatggattgatgcttatttgctaattgttgatgatccggcatgatgtaaaactgcatgtgacgatccggcatgagacgatccggcatgatataaaactgcatgtggtaatgatttgaaataattttaaaaactaatattatttcttgaagattttgatgaaaatatagagttattttcttttgggtgagtgaaaattaattttcaaaatggtgagaagagtaggatattaatgtgtcctggtatgtgtttgttatatgtttgtttataacatgtgctagatgattactaggcatttgaattgctatgcgttttatgagtaaaaacatgaagatctcataatcctatgttgtaattgtgatgcatgattctaattgtgctttcaagtctataatgatgttatatgcttgatgttttggattttgtggattagtgggtcgagaaaacgagagtttagtgagcgtaagttcaaaaccgtagcagagcacccagatttttggatgtgctcgctaggcgaagaatgaacctcgctgagtctcgctaagtcttgctatatcctgtgaatgtttttgacttgtctcgccgggaactcgctagcttttgctaagcgagggagccagacaagaattttattttgttgatgtcgtGTCCTAAGTTGATTGGATGTGAGtttcttgtcttcttgtgtttgttaggactagaataaatgtgaatatggaTTATTGCgttgcaatgttcatttttcttgtgttgttttaatttcctaactttgagaagcttagagaaagagatgtgaagattagtgaaccgttggtgttaattaatcgatgaagggaagtaggttttaaagtaaatgagaatggaattgagaaatatcataataggtttggtatgtttgttgaatcgttggaagtgaggattgtatgagtagtcgagtttattcgaaagattttgtgagaggcttgtcgaagagtgattggatttggataatgacagggcaatttgtgtcgaagttgaatgagatcctagaagtggagatgaagctaaatgagaggtatcattttgaatgatgaagaataaggaagttagccgttggagaacgtgttgagaatgagtagtatgaagtcatgttggaagtgacttgtgctAGGTGAGagttgcgaaaaggattaccgcacatgtgagtagatgttgtgtttgagcacgtatagtaaggagttgaaggcgatgcccaaagtaagtgtcggagagcattttgtagtgcccaaaagataagagtgagtaagtatttgttaaggaatttggatttgtggaatggaagagtcggtagagactagttttgttagatgcatcgtggatgttgatgtagtatggtcgtaatcggtgacaatgaagtaaaggattttaaattgtttcatcatggatgatggaacggtagtgatttggtgcataacttaaaatgtattttggacgagaatttttagaaattttctagaaatgtcatGTTGGGAGTAGACAAAGAGTTGATATTGGAAGACCTTGTAccttatattagaatttaatggatagagttagatcgtatgacgagtatttggagctttgtggatttaattcaagagtttgattttgggatCGAATGTATTAaagagaagtggtattggaaaatgttgcgttaaggaatgcaaatgttggttgagagattacttgggaacggAATAGTCGTGttgggattcgactcaatgattgaagatatgtgagaaaaggaatttgacggttagagacggtagtttttaacatgtgtcaataaagtttgagaatgttggtcatcgagtgattgttggaattgaattatcgagtgatatgttggaataaggttcgaatatgaataagtggtgtACCACGGttgagtgattcatgagggaatcagagacttataggatttgtggagttgtggagtattccacgggagtacctttcggagtgtgttcgattggttgtacctattttagggtaacgttgtgaggtcgtagaatgtgagtctatggatgtttcgtgcggagtgggaattttagcggtttgataagaatggtttatgccgatatcatgattgttgactatctatcgacaaattgaggaactggccgtccttgatctcttgttgataaatggacaaaaattgtgttggatgggataaactaattttgtcatacttggtaatgtgtagcgttttgagcgtttcgttggagggtcggatacaggagttatccggagttgttttagtcgcgtaattttcgagggcgaaaatcttctaagtgggggagagttgtaacgacccaatttttatattgttatttttatgtgttaaaatattttatttaacgtggcattttaattaagttaataacttgagttatttatcgagtactttagttattaggcgagtagagtgagttaacgtgtaattgggccaagccaattgggcttgaggcccaatgggccttgtgaggtGTGTGTGTGGCGCCCTTATGGCCATGAAgcaaggaagagagagagaaattcatttctcatgtcttttgtgttcttgagagaggaggagagagcttgaggagctagggcaagggagagctagggattcaagatcattcatcgagttttcttcgaatccaggtaagagagtagattccatattcgtgggtgactcgaggaaggggagaatgtcgatttctcctcacccgaacttcctccaccccattttcgttttagcttggaatggattttcttgatggaaatcgttcctaaggttcttgatatgtttaacatgcttgtaacatgattaatgaacggaaataatggttaaaacgagtttatgaaagattaaactcaagaactttgtgttcttgagagttttgatgaaaaagtgttcaatctttactttttcgatgtttatgatgtagatctgataaatgaactgtccttttgtgtttagatatgcttgttgcacttgaatataaacttatttggggtttataacatgaaaaatggtttatgtgagagtcttgagagtttagagtttgaaatgagaaatgtagaaaattgttatctatgaagtctgaacctttacgtgcattttttacctcttttcgttgtgaactgattttagtggccaacataaaagttgtagccctgtttgttagctttccaacgagtatatgtgcgtctccattggactttcgtagcccaagttatgatcgttgcaatgagaggctgtcctgcaGAAATCCTGCACAATTTGTCTGTGTGAGAACCAGTCCATTCTGCAGAGaattcgccccaggcgaaatatatttcgccccaggcgaaattaGGGCAGTGGGCAACCAGTagaatttcgccccaggcgaaattagtttcgccccaggcgaaaatgttgcagATTTCACCAGATTTTCATCTgctgtcttcctttgcatgtattttcaatcagtgtcttattcttacatgattgttgatgcttgttgatgattgttgatgcttgttaatgcttgttgatgcttataatgattgttaatcatgtatgaagtataaatgaagtatattaaggtgttaatcaacttaataaagaaggatattagaattatattattctaataaagacgtatattaaggtatagtgttatcttaataaagaagtaatgttggatagtgttccacattagtaaaggaagagcttaatgctaattaaaatgattgtgagtgaattcatgaaaaacatatacatgcattcatgaatatatgtgatattggatattccaataaagaaggatgtcggattatatttatccgataaagaaggatattagaggtgagatactctaataaagaagatggtaccacatgcattagaggtgtctagaggacatagcatgaatgtgaagcattagattgcattagggattatgtgtgcattttatgataaataatgtttgacacgtacttggtaaatgttgattgttaatccgtatgtgaggagcagagtccgtcatgactataaaatgaacaacgcagggtccgtcatgaccataatctgaaccgtgtatttgtggtgttagattacattaggaactttatgtgtattcctatttgtaattgagttatgtgtatttgttgatgttttggtattgtccgagacgacgtgaaactatatgtttggtgtataatTGTGGATGATCGATTATGTGATAGATGaagaatatgcatgatatatgaatatgcatgaatgatggtggtgtatatgtataatgtatgattatgcatgtctttatgaagaagtgtttaagtaccatttacttacacttatattttgagtatgttatctaactctcttttatgtgttatgtgctggatcgttgggggtccagatttttcaggattttgtggtattcgatgtcgagtcgtcgatgaagctccgctctgattgtgacacgggaaagggttgtatttagactatagggtctttatgactttcgatatttatttgtaagactatacattttgagaaatgattattttgtataaacactgtttttactaattaattacattagtattattttgatagaggagtgtaatactcgaaccaatattcaataaattaaatgtgattttccgttgcgtattttgaaaaagatttttactaaaggtagaaatatataaataatgggtttgggtgttacaccaagtgtactaaaaaaaattcaacaaatcaTTAAAACATCCTAGTCAGAGTGTCACATCAGCATATTATAAGACACATCATCACAAGTTAACAGATCTTTAACGttttggactaaattgactaatgGAATTAACAATCggggagtttttttttatttttcgttcTTTCAAGGACTTATTTGATAGCGAATGACACTTTCAGAGACTAATGTGACTGTTTACTCAATAAAATTGTTTATAGTTTATTCCCCTCCAAAATAAGTGAGTCAGTTGACTGTGTCAtgcatgtcaatgcataactttgccgattaatatttttaattgtataatagtaaaaattataaaaatatgatattttgaaaatactcatcgagatgaatccaacaacatcttatatgttaatatttatttttatttattagtagaaaaataaaatcaaaacaagatatgtgaatagtgcatatagtcaaaatgactcgatcatttaaaaatcaaaattgatatatgtttgttttaattaatatttattttaattttgatttttaatttttaattttgaaatctaCGGTAAGATTTGATCTACTCTTGTTGTGAAGATTATGGATTTCCTTCTTTAATAGACAATTTACAATGGTTTCAACATTCAACACCAACCTTTTAAATTTTcaacactccacatcattttatttttcttccatCTAATAATTCAACactcattcaacttttaccctttccaatagtttttcattcaacactctaccccaccacttttttttcatattcttatttaaatttatatttatattttttttttttgattccataaaattacaattatcgattaaaattaaattaaaataataaacacttaacaatttattttttagttttttgtaataaaaacaaaatttatttaaataattgttGGGATAACTAGAAGAATTTTAGGTGTTGAAATGAttattgtaacgacccaattttcaaattattagttttcatgtgttaaaatatggggtttgggtgttacaattattgggatccatttcactaaaaaaagactaaaacttcaaaataaacactaatagaaaaataataataagatcgTAAACGTCGATAAGATATAACTCAgtgaaaatattaatattactaaGTCGATAAGTCAAAGAGGTATGCATAATCGTCGATAAGATATAACTCAgtgaaaatattaatattactcGGTCGATAAGTCAAAGAGGTATGCATAATCGTCGATAAGATATAACTCAGTGAAACTATTAATATTACTTGGCCGAACATCTTCATTCTTTTTGGATTGCCAATTGTATGTGTAGTGATAAATTGAGTTTGATTCCGTTGTTATAGTTGAAACCGGCGTTTGCTGAAATCAAAGAATCCAGGGAAAGGGAGATGCCTTCTGTTCAGGAAGTAGATGCAAAAGTGAAAGAGCTACGTCAAACTATCGCAAACCTGAACAACAAACATATGTCTCTGAGGACTACTTTAAAGAAGTTGAAAGAGAAAACTGTGGAAATGGATGATAAGGTGAGGTTTTCATTTGATAGATCACAATCATAATATGCTTTGAACAATAATTGAAGCTTAGTTAACATAATGAATTACATAATATTCTTGATTTATGGGTTTTTTGAACAGTATATAGAAGAAAAGCCAATTGATGCATAGGTTTCTATGAACAATTGATGTTAGGATTAGGACATTGAACCTCTAGTTGTTTTTGTAACTTGAACATGTATAGCAGGATGCATTTTTGGAAGGTTccttttgttcattttttgtttataaccatCGGTAATTAAAGCTTAATCTGATTAGTTCCTAGTAAATGTTAGTTCCTTTGCAGCTTTGCGGGTATTTGATGATAGATTATAATATTTGTTGGTAATTCTAATTTCTATTTCCTTTTCTCGGCCCAGATTTCTGGTGCTGAATTTAGACTGGTACAAAATGTTAAAGAGAATGGAAATCTACGATCAAAGATTGTCCAATCACCTGACAAAGTACAGGTATCCTTTTCAGTTCATTATCTCCATTCCTCATAAATCAGTTgccaatgaaaaatttaatgttgTATTTTAGTCTATTCTATTGTTCGCAAAATCAAACTTAATACGTTCTCAGCTAACACAGTGATAGTTTTAAACAATTGCTCTTTTTTACTCAATGAAAAGTGGTGGTGGAGACTATTTTGAAGATGTTTTTAAGTGTGAGAGTtgaattgaaaagaaaagaaattgtaGGAATTAAATTGAAAGTAAGTGGAAACTAGcggtttaaaatttattttaaccacaatttttttattgcagTTCAGATGAACTAAAACCACATTCTTATTTTAGAAAGTTCTTTTGAAGATGTTTTTAAGTGTGAGAGAGTTGAATCGAAAAGAAATTGTAGGAATTAAATTGAAAGTACGTTATTTTAGAACGTTCTTTCCATGTAGACTGTACAGTGATCTAGAGTGTTTTTCCTACTTCTACCACCCACTTaactttgctttttttttttatcttgcaTGAAGAGGGCTTTAGAGGAAAAGAAGTTAGCTCGAGAGGAGACAAGAAATGCTGAAAGATTATCCATGCACACTTTCCATGAGAAGACTTCCCTTGTTGAAGTTTTCTCCAAGGTATGTTGCCAAAGGCTAGTTTATTTTTGCTCTTCATCAGCATTTTGGGTCTGGGttaagtaataattttgttggaCTGTAATGACTTTCTTTCTTAATTACTTAACATTTCTTTAGGATGCAATTGCAACCCTAACCTAAATTTGCAATATGATTCAGCTTTTGTGAAACCTCAACCAATAGGGCTATATAGCAAATTTATCAGTCAAGTAGTCAATTCGGCGGTGCCACCATTGATGAAATTCTGTTGTACATATGCAAAATTAATTTTCCCTTGTAATGGGGCTTAACGAATAAACATCAACATAAAGGGGGTAATGAGAGTACTTAATCTGCTTTATAGAATTTGCATCATAAATGTTATCATTCAATTTTCAACATTATTTATATTGGTTAAACAATTATGTTTGTAGCCAtttatgttggaacaaaattggttcTAAAGCCCCAAGATTTTTAATCTataaagttttgatgataacaataagtattaaatgaacaattGGTAGTACTAATTTTTCAATCCAATGTGCAGGACCGTTATAAGTATCCTCTGACATAACGAAGCTCTGAAAGTGCCAGAACAGTTCAGAAGGAGAATCAGATGCAAGGCAATTACACTCTGATCTCTCTGCCTCTGATAGATAGTccttcagaagcaacatgacTTCAGAAGATTACCATCAACTGTGTGCCTGAGAAGTCACTTTCTTGTCAGCTAAATCAGAGAACGTTGGAACCAAGTTACAAGGACCTTACTCAAGCTATTTAACTGTGAAACAAGCTATTTAACCTTATTCCACTCTTGCGTAGCTCAGAAGTCAAACTGTGAAAGTTACTCTGTTTGGTATAAACACCTTCTGTCGTGACAAAGTAGTGAAACCTCACTACCACTTTGGTCTGCAAACGTTGCTTTCATCTCAGACTGCAAAGATAACGTTAGCTGTGCAATTTGATTCTTGTACAACGGTCACATTCTTTACTGGAGCGTCATATTggattatatatatacatcttCACATCTATTTTGAAGATATACATACGCGCACGCTCATTGATCTGTCAACTGCTAATACAAGCTCTTATCCTCTGAACCTTGAATCTCAGTTTTACTCAAAATagtttgaagtatttttttctGTACTCATTGTATTTGTTATTAAGGTTCTTTTAAGAGTTTTGTATTAACTCTCAATCTGATTTACTTTACTTtagtttgagaagtctcttgctgtgtgcttgagcattgtggtgaagtctcttgctgtgtacttgagcaattgtaatcttgtgtgattatagtgaaatcccttggaagtgcaaggggactggactactctcgttttgtgagaggaaccagtataaatttgttgtgtgcttttctctctctctgatcTTGATTATTGTTGTGcttttatccgctgcgaacttagttgagttaagaactttgaaaaagttttaacttagctaaaacacaattcaacccccccttcttgtattttcacaccttcaatttattcatttaagaAAGCAAACTACAAAAACCAAACAGTATCTCATTCTCATGGGTTTATGACTAATATTCATGATGTAATGTTTTTCCTCGATAATATAGATCAatttatcaattctttttcaggCTCACAAAAAAATGTCAAAGCACTACATGCAGATGCAGGCTATACAAGAACAGGTATTCCCCGTCCTCTGGTTATTTGACTTCTGCTCTGTCATTTAACACGAGGATTGGAATTTTTGTTATGAATTTTCCACTGTATATTGAAGAACGAAaaactttctctttttttatttgaatggaGCTCACGATGGGAAAGCTATCTTAGAGATATGAGATGTTATACGATGATCTGTGGGCTTTTTCTTCCTTCAAAGATAGTTATTGTGCAAAACCTATTGTTTGATTGTTTTAGCATGATAGAAATGTGGATATCACTTTGGGCTTGGAGTCGCAGCCCAAGCCAAGAGTCTGGCAAGTTTATACAAGAAAGAAAGTTAAAGGAAATGAGAATAATGACGTGGCAGGATAGTACATGAGTTATGTGAAAATGATTTCTATATAATGAGGTGTCAGAGAAAGAATAAGATATTCTGGAAAGTAGTTATTTTGGTGGGGTCACTCTGTCTGTGACTTGGGGAGCATTCATCGCTCTTAGCTGTTAACAGTGTACTAACAGATTCTTTTTCGTTTCTTCCATTTATCGTTTTGTACTACTTAAACATCTTTtccattaataaaattattattccttccatatatatcatatatctcATTATTACACTGATAATTTCATACACACACCCATCAAGTGGTCCGACCTACCGGATCAATACCCATAAATACACATACCTTAGATGCCAAAGACAGCTTCCGTTCCAAAAATGGGAGATCGTGTTGATGCGTTGGAAAATCAGATGGGAGAAGTTCAAGCTACTTTGAAATCCCTAGTTGAGCAGATGCAACAACAGAGTAGGGTGATGACTGAGTTGAGCAATCAATTGGGCAAGAGAACTACGGCGTCATCGGCGCTGGAGAGTGAAGGATCGTTTGCAAACGAACTGAGTGAATCTCGTTTGGCTGGGAAGAAGGTTAAACTTCCGATGTTTGAAGGAGAAGATCATGTAGCGTGGATCACACGCGCAGAGATCTATTTTGATGTTCAGAACACCACAGAAGAGATGAAGGTGAAGTTAGCTCGACTAAGCATGGAGGGATCTACGATTCATTGGTTTAATTTGCTGCTTGAAACAGAGGATGATTTGTCATGGATTAAATTGAAGAAGGCGTTGATTGCGAGGTACGGGGGTAGGAGATTGGAGAATCCATTCGAAGAATTATCAGCGCTGAAACAAACAGGGAGTGTATAGGACTATGTTGAAGCCTTTGAGCTTCTTTCTTCAC
It contains:
- the LOC123905195 gene encoding kinetochore protein NUF2 homolog, which encodes MNGGILVGFADVDVGVEVEADMMELKPAFAEIKESREREMPSVQEVDAKVKELRQTIANLNNKHMSLRTTLKKLKEKTVEMDDKISGAEFRLVQNVKENGNLRSKIVQSPDKVQRALEEKKLAREETRNAERLSMHTFHEKTSLVEVFSKVCCQRLVYFCSSSAFWVWVK